GCCTAAAGTGATTCAAGGTTTATTCAGTATCGTGAAGCGTATTTATGGCATTGAAGTGATTGAACGTGAAGCACCGCTTTGGCATAAAGATGCGCATTATTATGAGTTAGAAGACCAAGGTATTGTGATCGGTGGTTTTTACTTTGACTTGTATGCACGTAGCGGAAAACGGGGTGGCGCATGGATGAGTGGTTTCCGCTCTCGTATGCAAACCAATGACGGTCTACAAAAACCGATTTGCTATATGGTGGGTAATTTCACACCACCTGTGGGTGATCAGCTGGCATTACTTACTCATGATGAAGTCGTGACACTCTTTCATGAGTTTGGTCATGGCTTACACCATATGTTAACTGAGGTCGATAACATCTCGGTTGCAGGTACACACGGCGTTGCATGGGATGCTGTGGAACTGCCAAGTCAATTTATGGAGTTCTGGGCTTGGGATCATGAAAGCTTGGCGTTAATTAGTGAACATATCGAAACAAAACAGTCACTTCCTGAAGATCTACTCCAAGCATTACTCGATGCCCGCTTCTTCCAATCAGGCATGCAAACCTTAAGACAAATTGAATTTGCCTTGTTTGACCTTAATATTCATGAACAAAATCCAGCGCTCAATGCAGATCAAATTCAACACATGCTGAATGATATTCGCAAACAATATGCTGTTGTTCCGACCACGTCCTACAACCGTTTCCAAAACAGTTTTAGTCATATCTTCGCGGGCGGTTATGCCGCTGGATATTATTCCTATAAATGGGCAGAAGTTTTGGCCAGTGATGCATTTGATCGCTTTGAAAATGAAGGTATTTTTAATGCAGAGACTGGAAAAGAGTTTCGTCAATTTATTCTAGCAGTTGGCGGAAAAGATACAGCACTTGATGCATTTATCAATTTCCGTGGTCGCGAGCCAAAAATAGATGCATTGTTACGTCATCAAGGTTGGACGAACACCAATAAAAGCGCTTAAACTAACGCCATTAATTGATTTAGAGTGAGTTTATGACCATGAAGCGTCGTTTCATTGCAGGTGCAAAATGTCCTAAATGTGAAACTATGGATCGAATCGTCATGCTCACCTCTGGTGATGCCGAATGGATTGAATGCATCGAGTGCAGTTATTCTGAAAACCGTCCGACGCATGTCGAAGAGCCTACAGAACCTGCTGTACCTGATGAGGTTGGGGTCATTCAATTCAAACCGCGTCAGCCTAAATAATTTAGGAAAATCGTATGGTGTTGGATCACAGCAATAATTCAAAACTGATGTGGATCATTGTTGCAGGCTTGGTCATTATTGTGACTTTGGCTGTGGTATTTCTATGGATGAGTTCCAAAGATCATTCTAGAGAGACAGCAAGTATTGAAACGTCCGAACCAGTAAGTGGTACAGTGTCTTCGACTTTACCAAACGTTGCACTTGAATCAGCTTCGGAAGCTACAATAGCGCTGGATACGCTAACTGATGCCAATGCTTTAGTGTCTGACAACCTCTTAAAAGATGAAATTCCTCACAATGCGACTTTCGCTAAAGAGGAAATTGTCAAACTGAATGATTTACAGCAACAACTACAAGCACAACATGAAATACTCGAAGCTCAGCAGTCTGATGCGGATCAGTTGATTGCGCTGAAAGAAGAACAGATCAAACTCTTAGAAGAGCAGCTTAGCGTTCGAAATTAATTTTCTTCAAAGTTTGATTATTTATTTGTTCAAATAAATGAATCATCAAAGCCAACTTCTCTGAGTTGGCTTTTTTGGTCGTGTAGATCTGTGCCACTTTTAAAGCTATTTAGCATCAGTGTATAGATAGACAGATATGCTTACGTTTTCCATTTAGCATCACACTCAAACCCGGTCAATACTACAAAAATTTAGAACCATAAAAAAACACCCGAAGGTGTTCTTTTATGGTTCATTACTGTCTAATACCCACTAGTGATACCAACCGAAGAGTTTAAACACATAAGGCAAGTAAGCGATGATCAGCATAGCTGGGAACATCACAATCAGCGGTAGAATCCAGCGTTCATAGCGATAATAGAAAGACATATGTTTGACTTCAGCATCTGCTGCTGCCACTTCTTCATCACCAATCGACTGTCTGGCCAGTAAGTGGTTCAGCGCGACTGGTGGCGACACATAGCCAAGCTCAAATCCAATCAGGGCAATCATCCAGAAATGCACTGGGTCGATACCATAGCCATAGGCCACAGGTGCAACGGTTGCAGAAATTAAGATGACGGCGCCAAATGGATCCATGATCATTCCCACAAAGATCATCACCACGACAATCAAGCTAATCACGATATAGATGTTACTAATATCGGTTGGGAACATCTCCATCAGCTCAATACGTTCAAGGAACCCCCCGACACTGACGGACAATGCCATCAGAATCACTAAAGCACCGATATGACCGACTGTTTCACTGGCAGATACATGTATGGATTTCCAAAAACTCACTTTGCGTTCAGGATTTTCAGGACTGTCTTGCGCTATTATCTGCGCCGGCGTCACATGTGCTCGTGCAGCTTCTTTTTCCAGTATGCTCTGCTCTACAGCACCATGATTTTTAGGGTTTAACTGGGTATCCCAATGCCCGACAGCAGCCAAAGGTGCAGGCTCATGACGTAACTTTTCATAGAGCACCATGATTAATAGAATAATCGGCATCATGACGGGTGCAGTAAATTCGTTTAAATTGGTATTCAGCGCATACTTATAAAACAGCCATACGATTAAGAATACGATCACATAAGGAACCACCGCCAATAATGCTCGCCACGAATTTGGAATTGCTTCAGCAGGTGATGCGATGCGGAACTTTTGCTCAGCAAAGAATAAAGACACCACCAAGAATAAGGTCGATGTGATTAAAAATACATACAAACCATATTCATAGAGTAAATCCGTTGTTACTTCTTTATTTAGTGATGCAACCACGACAATCAACAAGCATGGGCGTAATACCACACCCAATGAACCTGACATTGCGGCAGTCGCTAAAGCAAACTGACGGCGACCACCAGCATTCCAGACTTCCTTATAAATAATTGCACCGGCTGCAATCACGAAGATACCTGAAGCCCCAGTATATGCTGTCGGTAAAGCCGCAGCCAAAAGAATCAACCACGTCAGCGTTTCAGGTGCTAAATTCCAAGGTCTTAAAATATTCAGGAATTTGTCAACAATTAAGGTCTGCTTCATCAACATACCGGCCCAAATAAACAAGGCAAGATTCAAGAAGATGGAAGAAAACTCGACCAATTGCCCCAAGTAAATCCCCTGTCCCATTGGATAATCCATCAGGAAAGTAAAATTAAAACCCGTGATAATTGCCATATAGGCATATAGAGGTACAGCCAATAATGCCAGACCAATTTTTCCTTCTGCTTTGGCTTCCTTAGGGATAACAAATAATTGATACAAGCTGATCAAGGTCAAGATTGAAAATAAGATCATCCATAGCCAATAAATAATGTTCATCTCATGGGTTGGTGGAACACCTGAGTTTAAAACTGAACGATATTGACTGATGGCGGAACTGGTCAGAAAACCATTTGCCACAATCATAAAGATGGAATAAACCCGATAATCCAATCGACTGCTTGGACCACGCAGACCAATATGATGAATCTTTAAGGTCGCGGTAATCGCGGCCAAAACCACCATAATAATCAGCAGTACGGCTTTATTGTCTGAACCGAACTGGAAAATACCAAAAAACGTGGTTTCTACAGCACGATAAGGACGAATACTTGGATGTTCATCCAAATACTTCATCGACTTATCATAAAAGGCGAATTTTTCTTCGCACAATTGCTGTCCCGCCAACACAGATTTACGAACATCCTCCTCAGAAGTGGTACCGAAAATATCAGCAAACTCATCATTGGCATTCGACTGCATTTGATTTTGTACCAATACATCGATGTTTGGATTGCGGTCACAGGTCGGTTTTTGAGGTTCTGCACGCAAAAATGAATATTGCATACCCGTTTTTGGATCGCCATACAAGTTTTCACCCAAGCGCAACATCTGCCCATGGATCATTTCACCTGTGCCAATGATCAATGTCAGAAGCAGGAGGAGTAAAATCGTAAATGCGGAAATCCACTCAGTCCATATATAACTCAGCAGACCTAATCCAGATCGTTTTTGTGTTGGCTTTTGCATTGTTATTCCATTGTCTTATTTTCGCTATACATCAACGGGATAGCTCAGTATT
This genomic window from Acinetobacter sp. TGL-Y2 contains:
- a CDS encoding YheV family putative zinc ribbon protein, encoding MKRRFIAGAKCPKCETMDRIVMLTSGDAEWIECIECSYSENRPTHVEEPTEPAVPDEVGVIQFKPRQPK